The Edwardsiella tarda ATCC 15947 = NBRC 105688 region GTCAACAGGGCGATGAGCAGCAGGGCCAGACGCACCGAGCCGCGGGCAGAGCGGTAAAAATTCATGCCGGTGCCCCCTCGTGACGGCGAATACGTGGATCGAGCGCGGCGTTCAGTAGGTCGACCGCCAGGTTACAGAGCACAAAGACCACCACCATGATCAGGGTGAAGCACTGGATCACCGGATAGTCGCGATTGAAGATGGCCGACACGGCATAGCGGCCGACGCCGGGCCAGGCAAAGATGTTTTCGATGATCATCGTGCCGCCGATCAGCTCGCCGATGTGCATCCCGACGGCGGTGACGATGGGCAGCGCGGCGTTGCGCAGGATGTGACGCCGCTCGGTCTGGCGGCGATCCAGCCCGCGCAGCCGCGCCCACGTGACGTGGCGCTGGCCGGCGACCTCCAGCATGCTGGCGCGCAGTAGGCGGGCATTGATCGCCAGCGACATGAAGGCGATCGAGGCGGCGGGCAGGATCAGATGACGCCAGCTGCCGTAGCCCATCGCCGGCAGCCATTGCAGGTAGACCGCGAAGAGCATCACCAGCAGGAAGGCCAACCAGAAGTTCGGCATCGAGACACCGAGGAAGGCGATCAGCCGGACGATGAAGTCTGGCAGGCGATCGCGATGGCGCGCCGCCCAGATCCCCAGCGGAATCGAGATGAGTAGGATCAGCAGCAGGGCCGCCCCCGCCAATAACAGCGTCGCGGGCAGGAAGCCCAGCACGTCATCCAACACCGGGCGCTGGGTGGCGTAGGAGAGGCCGAAGTCTAGCTGTAGCGCCCGCCATAGCCAGTGGGCGTACTGCATCCATAACGGCTGATCCAGCCCGAGCATGGCGCGGGTGGAGGCGACCATCTCGGGAGTCGGCGGGAGATTGGAGAGGCGCAGGTAGTCGAGCGCCGGATCGCCGGTCCCCAGGCGCAGCATCAGGAAGATGAGTAGCGAGGCGGCGAAGATCATCGGGATTAACAGCAGCAGTCGCCGCACAACGTAACGCCACATCAGGGGGCCTCCGGGGTGATCTGTTCGAAGGGGATCTCCGAGGCGATGGGCGCATACGGGATGGGGCCGAGCTCCGGCTTCGCGACCACCATCGTCGAGACGTAGCTGATGGGCAGATAGACCGCCTGGCGATGTAGTCGAGTCAGGATGTCTCGATACAGCTCCCGGCGCTGTTGCTCGTCGCTGGTGGTGAGGACGTCGCCGATTAGCCGATCGATCTGCGCCTTATCGGGCAGGCCGCGTTGTGCCTGGAAGTCGGCGTGCGACGGGACGCGCATCGAGCTCATGAAGGCGTGCGGGTCGTAGGGAGCGCCCCAGGTCCGGTTGAAAATCATGCCGAAGCGGCCGTCACGCTGGCGGGCGAAGATGCTGCTCTCCTCCTCCGCAACGAGCGTGATGTCAACGCCGATCTGGCGCATATCCCCTTGAATGATCTCGGCCATCGACTTACTCAGGGCGTCGGTGCCGACGAAGGCCAGCTCGATGCGTAGCGGCTTACCCTGTTTTTCACGGATCGTTTTGCCTGCGGGTAGCAGCCAGCCCGCCTGTTCTAACCGCGCGCGAGCCAGCTGGGGATCATACTGCCGTGGCGCGAGCCCAATGTCGGCATAGGGAACGCTGGGGGCGAACAGGGTATCGGCCACCTGTTGGGTGCCGTACAGGGCGTGTGCGATCAGCGCAGGCTTATTGACCGCGTGATTCAGCGCCTCACG contains the following coding sequences:
- the nikB gene encoding nickel ABC transporter permease subunit NikB → MWRYVVRRLLLLIPMIFAASLLIFLMLRLGTGDPALDYLRLSNLPPTPEMVASTRAMLGLDQPLWMQYAHWLWRALQLDFGLSYATQRPVLDDVLGFLPATLLLAGAALLLILLISIPLGIWAARHRDRLPDFIVRLIAFLGVSMPNFWLAFLLVMLFAVYLQWLPAMGYGSWRHLILPAASIAFMSLAINARLLRASMLEVAGQRHVTWARLRGLDRRQTERRHILRNAALPIVTAVGMHIGELIGGTMIIENIFAWPGVGRYAVSAIFNRDYPVIQCFTLIMVVVFVLCNLAVDLLNAALDPRIRRHEGAPA